A stretch of the Rhizomicrobium sp. genome encodes the following:
- the plsY gene encoding glycerol-3-phosphate 1-O-acyltransferase PlsY, with amino-acid sequence MPELTLSSMLPAAAIGYLFGSVPFGLIFAQLLGAGDVRKIGSGSIGATNVLRTGNYAAAALTLLFDALKGAAPVLIAQHYWGLDAALLAALGAFLGHLFPVWLGFKGGKGVAVSLGILLAIYWPIALLGFASWGAVLALSRISSLSALVAAVVTPIYMFLFHRLHETVLTVALAVLVIVIHHENIRRLLRGEEPRIGGRKSPATS; translated from the coding sequence ATGCCCGAATTGACCTTGTCCTCCATGCTGCCCGCGGCCGCCATCGGATACCTGTTCGGCTCGGTGCCGTTCGGGCTGATCTTCGCGCAGCTCCTCGGTGCCGGCGACGTGCGCAAGATCGGCTCCGGCAGCATCGGGGCGACCAATGTGCTGCGCACCGGCAATTATGCGGCGGCGGCGCTGACGTTGCTGTTCGACGCGCTGAAGGGCGCGGCGCCGGTGCTGATCGCGCAGCACTACTGGGGCTTGGATGCAGCGCTGTTGGCAGCGCTGGGCGCATTCCTCGGCCATCTCTTTCCGGTCTGGCTGGGCTTCAAGGGCGGCAAGGGCGTGGCGGTGTCGCTCGGCATCCTGCTGGCGATCTACTGGCCGATCGCCTTGCTGGGCTTTGCGAGCTGGGGCGCGGTGCTGGCGCTGTCCCGCATCTCCTCGCTGTCGGCGCTGGTCGCGGCCGTCGTCACGCCGATCTACATGTTCCTGTTCCACCGCCTGCATGAAACGGTGCTGACCGTGGCGCTCGCGGTGCTCGTCATCGTCATACATCACGAAAACATCCGCCGCCTGTTGCGCGGCGAGGAGCCGCGTATCGGTGGCAGAAAGAGCCCCGCGACCTCGTGA
- the gatA gene encoding Asp-tRNA(Asn)/Glu-tRNA(Gln) amidotransferase subunit GatA: MSLPSSLTDFSLAQARDTVQAKTVSSKELTAAFVKAVADAKPLNAFVTETPEKALAMAQASDARIAAGTARALEGLPLAIKDLFCTKGVRTTAGSNILGNFIPPYESTVSQNLWDAGAVMLGKTNMDEFAMGSSNETSAFGPVFNPWRARNSNANLVPGGSSGGSAAAVSGNLCLAATGTDTGGSIRQPAAVTGTVGLKPTYGRCSRYGIVAFASSLDQAGPMTRTVRDAAILLKHMASVDPRDSTSVDIPVPDYEAGLESGVKGLRVGIPKEYRIDGAPPEIEALWQKGAEWLKAQGAEIVEVSLPHTRYALPTYYIVAPAEASSNLARYDGVRFGHRAKGARDITDLYEKSRAEGFGKEVQRRILIGTYVLSSGYYDAYYARAQKLRTLILRDFTQAYEKCDVLLTPATPGPAFGVGEKTADPVSMYLNDVFTVTVNLAGLPGIAVPAGLTAGGLPLGLQLIGKAFDEATILRAARAIEIASGFDAKPAKWWSAA; this comes from the coding sequence ATGTCCCTGCCGTCCAGCCTCACCGATTTCTCTCTCGCCCAGGCGCGCGACACCGTCCAGGCGAAGACGGTCTCATCCAAGGAGCTGACGGCCGCCTTCGTGAAGGCCGTCGCCGACGCCAAGCCGCTGAATGCCTTCGTGACCGAGACGCCGGAGAAGGCGCTTGCGATGGCGCAGGCCTCCGATGCGCGCATCGCCGCCGGCACGGCGCGTGCGCTCGAAGGCCTGCCGCTCGCGATCAAGGACCTCTTCTGCACCAAGGGCGTGCGCACCACCGCGGGCAGCAACATCCTGGGCAATTTCATCCCGCCCTATGAATCCACGGTCTCGCAGAATCTCTGGGACGCCGGCGCGGTGATGCTCGGCAAGACCAACATGGACGAGTTCGCGATGGGCTCGTCGAACGAGACCTCGGCCTTCGGTCCGGTGTTCAACCCCTGGCGCGCCCGCAACTCGAACGCCAACCTCGTGCCCGGCGGCTCGTCGGGCGGCTCGGCCGCGGCGGTCTCCGGCAATCTGTGTCTCGCCGCGACCGGCACCGACACCGGCGGCTCGATCCGCCAGCCCGCCGCCGTCACCGGAACGGTCGGCCTGAAGCCGACCTATGGCCGCTGCTCGCGCTACGGCATCGTCGCCTTCGCCTCCTCGCTCGACCAGGCCGGCCCGATGACCCGCACCGTCCGCGACGCCGCGATCCTGCTGAAGCACATGGCCAGCGTCGATCCGCGCGATTCGACCTCGGTGGACATTCCGGTTCCCGACTACGAGGCCGGCCTCGAATCCGGGGTGAAGGGCCTGCGCGTCGGCATTCCCAAGGAATACCGGATCGACGGCGCGCCGCCGGAGATCGAGGCGCTGTGGCAGAAGGGCGCCGAATGGCTGAAGGCCCAGGGCGCCGAGATCGTCGAGGTCTCGCTGCCCCACACCAGATACGCGCTCCCCACTTATTATATAGTGGCGCCGGCGGAAGCCTCCTCGAACCTCGCCCGCTATGACGGGGTCCGCTTCGGCCACCGCGCCAAGGGTGCCCGCGACATCACCGACCTCTATGAGAAGAGCCGGGCCGAGGGTTTCGGCAAGGAAGTCCAGCGCCGCATCCTGATCGGCACCTATGTGCTGTCGAGCGGCTATTACGACGCCTACTATGCAAGGGCCCAGAAGCTGCGCACCCTGATCCTGCGCGACTTCACGCAGGCCTATGAGAAATGCGACGTGCTGCTGACGCCCGCGACCCCGGGCCCGGCCTTCGGGGTGGGCGAGAAGACCGCCGATCCGGTGTCGATGTATCTCAACGACGTCTTCACCGTCACCGTGAACCTCGCCGGGCTGCCCGGCATCGCCGTCCCGGCCGGCCTCACCGCCGGCGGCCTGCCGCTCGGGCTGCAGCTCATCGGCAAGGCGTTCGACGAGGCGACCATCCTGCGCGCCGCGCGCGCCATCGAGATCGCGTCGGGCTTCGACGCCAAACCTGCAAAGTGGTGGAGCGCGGCATGA
- a CDS encoding aspartate carbamoyltransferase catalytic subunit codes for MTSPAAADPLLKSSHLLGIETLSVDEITALLDLAERYVLLSRSASKKTDLLKGRTLINLFFEASTRTQSSFELAGKRLGADVMNMSVKTSSVSKGETLIDTATTLNAMRPDMLVVRHQDSGAAELLARKLDCCVVNAGDGSHEHPTQALLDALTIRRRRGTFEGLIVAICGDVLHSRVARSNIHLLLKMGARVRLVAPRTLLPGDADRFGVEIFHDMAQGLKGADIVMMLRLQLERMSGAFVPSTREYFRFYGLDHEKLKAAKPGALVMHPGPMNRGVEIDSAVADDIEISLIQEQVEMGVAIRMAVLDALSRGLPREGRNAP; via the coding sequence ATGACCAGCCCGGCCGCCGCCGACCCTCTCCTCAAATCCAGCCATCTGCTTGGCATCGAAACGCTATCGGTGGACGAGATCACCGCGCTGCTCGACCTGGCCGAGCGCTATGTCCTGCTCAGCCGCAGTGCCAGCAAGAAGACGGACCTGCTCAAGGGCCGCACCCTCATCAACCTGTTCTTCGAAGCCTCGACCCGCACCCAGAGCTCGTTCGAGCTCGCCGGCAAGCGGCTGGGCGCCGACGTCATGAACATGAGCGTCAAGACCTCGTCGGTGTCGAAGGGCGAGACCCTGATCGACACCGCGACGACGCTGAACGCGATGCGGCCCGACATGCTGGTGGTGCGGCACCAAGATTCCGGCGCGGCGGAGCTGCTGGCGCGCAAGCTCGATTGCTGCGTGGTCAATGCGGGCGACGGCAGCCATGAGCATCCGACCCAGGCGCTGCTCGACGCGCTGACGATACGGCGGCGGCGCGGCACCTTCGAAGGGCTGATCGTGGCGATCTGCGGCGACGTCCTGCATTCGCGGGTGGCGCGCTCGAACATCCACCTGCTGCTCAAGATGGGCGCCCGGGTCCGGCTGGTCGCGCCGCGCACCCTGCTGCCCGGCGATGCCGACCGCTTCGGCGTCGAGATCTTCCACGACATGGCGCAGGGCCTGAAGGGCGCGGACATCGTGATGATGCTGCGGCTGCAGCTCGAGCGGATGTCGGGCGCCTTCGTGCCCTCGACGCGGGAATATTTCCGCTTCTACGGGCTGGACCATGAGAAGCTGAAGGCGGCCAAGCCCGGCGCGCTGGTGATGCATCCGGGGCCGATGAACCGCGGCGTCGAGATCGACTCGGCCGTCGCCGACGACATCGAGATCAGCCTGATCCAGGAACAGGTCGAGATGGGCGTCGCGATCCGCATGGCGGTGCTGGACGCGCTCTCCCGCGGACTGCCGCGCGAAGGACGCAACGCGCCATGA
- a CDS encoding VOC family protein codes for MPLGIIGIDHVQIAVPRALETVCLAFYREVFGFPELEKPAELKARGGAWFQVGALQMHVGVDPEASPRSKRHICFLTADLAAAKAAVLAQGVTIEEESVAEGLARVFVRDPAGNRIEIGQRV; via the coding sequence ATGCCGCTCGGTATCATCGGGATCGACCACGTCCAGATCGCGGTGCCGCGTGCCCTGGAAACCGTCTGCCTGGCATTCTATCGCGAGGTGTTCGGCTTCCCCGAATTGGAGAAGCCGGCGGAGCTGAAAGCGCGCGGCGGCGCGTGGTTCCAGGTCGGCGCGCTGCAGATGCATGTCGGGGTGGACCCCGAGGCGAGTCCGCGGAGCAAGCGCCATATTTGCTTCCTGACCGCCGACCTCGCCGCGGCGAAGGCAGCAGTGCTGGCGCAAGGCGTGACGATCGAAGAAGAGAGCGTCGCCGAGGGGCTGGCGCGCGTCTTCGTGCGCGATCCGGCGGGCAACCGGATCGAGATCGGGCAGCGTGTTTAG
- the ruvX gene encoding Holliday junction resolvase RuvX: MAVVSIEELKTALPTGLRLLGLDLGEKTIGIALSDTRLTVATPMETLKRGKFSADAPKLEAILAAQGAGGLVVGLPLNMDGSDGPSAQSARAFARNFAARSPLPVLLWDERLSTAAVTRTLLDADASRKRRGEVVDKMAAAYILQGALERLRRM; this comes from the coding sequence ATGGCGGTTGTCTCGATCGAAGAATTGAAGACCGCCCTTCCCACGGGCCTGCGCCTGCTGGGGCTCGACCTCGGCGAGAAGACGATCGGCATTGCGCTGTCCGACACGCGACTCACCGTGGCGACGCCGATGGAGACGCTCAAGCGCGGGAAGTTCTCCGCCGATGCGCCGAAGCTCGAGGCGATCCTCGCGGCGCAGGGCGCCGGCGGGCTTGTCGTCGGGCTGCCGCTCAACATGGACGGCAGCGACGGGCCGTCGGCGCAATCGGCGCGGGCCTTCGCGCGCAATTTCGCGGCACGCTCGCCGCTGCCGGTCCTTCTGTGGGACGAGCGGCTGTCGACCGCGGCGGTGACGCGGACGCTGCTCGATGCCGACGCCTCGCGCAAACGGCGCGGCGAAGTCGTGGACAAGATGGCGGCGGCCTACATCCTCCAGGGGGCGCTGGAGCGGTTGCGGCGGATGTGA
- the gatC gene encoding Asp-tRNA(Asn)/Glu-tRNA(Gln) amidotransferase subunit GatC has translation MSVDKDTVRRIAKLSRLALPEERCEPMAAELDGIFKWVEQLNEVDVDGIAPLTSVVAQRLKMRDDVVTEGGAAAALMANAPDGEDGFFVVPKVVE, from the coding sequence ATGTCCGTGGACAAGGACACCGTTCGACGCATTGCCAAGCTGAGCCGCCTCGCGCTGCCCGAAGAGCGCTGCGAACCCATGGCCGCCGAGCTCGACGGCATCTTCAAATGGGTCGAGCAGCTCAATGAAGTGGATGTCGACGGCATCGCGCCGCTGACCAGCGTGGTCGCGCAGCGCCTGAAGATGCGCGACGACGTGGTGACCGAAGGCGGCGCGGCTGCCGCGCTGATGGCCAACGCGCCGGATGGCGAAGACGGCTTCTTCGTGGTTCCGAAGGTGGTCGAGTGA
- the pyrC gene encoding dihydroorotase — protein MTRRTAFRNARLIDPASGLDVKGGLLVENGRIADIGPRLFNDAEPNDPEVIDCKGLVLAPGLIDARVFTGEPGTEYRETLESASHAALAGGITTIVVMPNTDPVIDEPSLVDFILRRAAGTAKVRVAPMAALTKGLHGQVMTEIGLLQEAGAVAFTDGDRTIANTRVLRRALAYASTFGALIVGHAEDPDLTEGAAATEGEFAMRLGLPAAPAAAEAIIVERDIRLVEMTGARYHFGQISTLAALDIIAAAKGRGVAVTCGVAAHHLALNELDIGSYRTFVKVKPPLRSEADRAAMVEGVASGLIDVIVSSHDPQAADTKRQTFAQAAFGAVGLETLLPVALGLHHDGRAHLSHLLKALTATPAKLLGLNAGTLAKGAPADLVLIDPDEPFTLRHGDLRSRAQNTPFEGRRFHGRAVKTFVGGVCVFNRRAQ, from the coding sequence ATGACCCGCAGGACCGCCTTCCGCAACGCGCGGCTGATCGATCCGGCGAGCGGTCTCGACGTCAAGGGCGGGCTGCTGGTCGAGAACGGCCGCATCGCCGATATCGGGCCGCGCCTGTTCAACGACGCCGAGCCCAACGACCCCGAAGTGATCGATTGCAAGGGCCTGGTGCTGGCGCCGGGCCTGATCGACGCGCGGGTGTTCACCGGCGAGCCGGGGACCGAGTATCGCGAGACACTGGAATCGGCGAGCCATGCGGCGCTGGCGGGCGGGATCACGACCATCGTGGTGATGCCCAACACCGATCCGGTGATCGACGAGCCTTCGCTGGTCGACTTCATCCTGCGCCGCGCCGCAGGCACCGCGAAGGTCCGCGTCGCGCCGATGGCGGCGCTGACCAAGGGCCTGCACGGCCAGGTTATGACCGAGATCGGCCTGCTGCAGGAAGCGGGCGCGGTGGCCTTCACCGACGGCGACCGCACCATCGCGAATACCCGCGTGCTGCGCCGGGCGCTCGCCTATGCCTCGACCTTCGGCGCGCTGATCGTGGGCCATGCGGAGGATCCCGACCTCACAGAGGGCGCCGCCGCGACCGAGGGCGAGTTCGCCATGCGGCTGGGCCTGCCCGCGGCGCCCGCCGCGGCCGAGGCGATCATCGTCGAGCGCGACATCAGGCTCGTCGAGATGACGGGGGCGCGCTACCACTTCGGCCAGATCTCGACCCTCGCCGCGCTGGACATCATCGCCGCGGCCAAGGGGCGCGGCGTGGCCGTGACCTGCGGGGTCGCGGCGCATCATCTGGCGCTCAACGAGCTCGACATCGGTTCCTACCGCACCTTCGTGAAGGTCAAGCCGCCGCTGCGCTCGGAGGCCGACCGGGCCGCGATGGTCGAAGGCGTGGCGTCGGGGCTGATCGACGTGATCGTCTCGAGCCACGATCCGCAGGCCGCCGACACCAAGCGGCAGACCTTCGCGCAGGCCGCGTTCGGGGCCGTGGGGCTGGAGACGCTGCTGCCGGTGGCGCTGGGGCTGCACCACGACGGACGGGCGCATCTGAGTCATCTGCTCAAAGCGTTGACGGCGACGCCGGCGAAGCTGCTGGGGTTGAACGCCGGGACCCTGGCCAAGGGTGCGCCGGCGGACCTGGTGCTGATCGATCCGGACGAGCCCTTCACGCTGCGGCATGGCGATCTGCGCTCGCGGGCGCAGAACACGCCGTTCGAGGGGCGGCGATTCCACGGGCGGGCGGTGAAGACGTTCGTGGGCGGGGTTTGCGTGTTCAATCGGCGGGCGCAGTAG
- the gatB gene encoding Asp-tRNA(Asn)/Glu-tRNA(Gln) amidotransferase subunit GatB, with amino-acid sequence MSAPATRSAKTIKGTTGDWEIVIGMEVHAQILSESKLFSGAATAFGAAPNSQVSFVDAGMPGMLPVINRKCVEQAVRTGLGLKAQINLTSVFDRKNYFYPDLPQGYQISQYKSPIVGEGEVTIDLKDGESIPVGIERLHMEQDAGKSLHDQHPDHSYVDLNRSGVALMEIVTKPHMRSAEEAAAFLRKLRAIVRYLGTCDGNMDEGSMRADVNVSVCRIGGYEKFRATGDFKHLGTRCEIKNVNSMRFVALAVEYEARRQVDILEDGGRIDQETRLYDSRANETRSMRSKEEAHDYRYFPDPDLLPLVLEQAWVDAIAGSLPELPDEKKARLIKAGLSAYDASVLVAEKESADYFEAMTAVGAEPKAAANWLNNEYFGRLNKAGLGVADGPVSAQANAAIVKMVAANTISGKIAKDLLDIVWSEGGDPERIVEARGLKQVTDTSAIEAAIDAVIAANPDKVEEVKAKPKLAAWFVGQVMKQTGGKANPGVVNALLKTRLGLPDEG; translated from the coding sequence ATGAGCGCACCGGCGACGCGTTCGGCGAAGACGATCAAGGGCACGACCGGCGATTGGGAGATCGTGATCGGCATGGAGGTCCATGCCCAGATCCTCTCCGAATCCAAGCTGTTCTCCGGCGCCGCGACCGCGTTCGGGGCGGCGCCCAACAGCCAGGTCAGCTTCGTCGACGCCGGCATGCCCGGCATGCTGCCCGTCATCAACCGCAAATGCGTCGAGCAGGCGGTGCGCACCGGCCTCGGCCTCAAGGCGCAGATCAACCTGACCTCGGTGTTCGACCGGAAGAACTATTTCTATCCCGACCTGCCGCAGGGCTATCAGATCTCGCAGTACAAGAGCCCCATCGTCGGCGAGGGCGAGGTCACCATCGATCTCAAGGACGGCGAGAGCATCCCCGTCGGCATCGAGCGCCTGCACATGGAGCAGGATGCCGGCAAGAGCCTGCACGACCAGCATCCCGACCATTCCTATGTCGACCTCAACCGCTCCGGCGTGGCGCTGATGGAGATCGTGACCAAGCCGCATATGCGCTCGGCGGAGGAGGCCGCCGCCTTCCTGCGCAAGCTGCGCGCCATCGTGCGCTACCTGGGCACCTGCGACGGCAATATGGACGAAGGTTCCATGCGCGCCGACGTCAACGTCTCCGTCTGCCGCATCGGCGGCTATGAGAAGTTCCGCGCCACCGGCGACTTCAAGCATCTGGGCACGCGCTGCGAGATCAAGAACGTCAACTCGATGCGCTTCGTGGCGCTGGCCGTGGAGTACGAGGCCCGCCGTCAGGTCGATATCCTCGAGGACGGCGGCAGGATCGACCAGGAGACCCGGCTCTACGACTCGCGCGCCAACGAGACGCGCTCGATGCGCTCGAAGGAAGAAGCGCATGATTACCGCTATTTTCCCGATCCCGACCTGCTGCCGCTGGTCCTCGAACAGGCCTGGGTCGACGCGATCGCCGGATCCTTGCCCGAATTGCCCGATGAGAAGAAGGCGCGCCTGATAAAGGCGGGCCTTTCCGCCTATGACGCCTCGGTCCTGGTCGCCGAAAAGGAGAGTGCCGATTATTTCGAGGCGATGACGGCGGTCGGCGCCGAGCCCAAGGCCGCCGCCAACTGGCTCAACAACGAATATTTCGGCCGTCTCAACAAGGCGGGCCTTGGCGTCGCCGACGGTCCGGTCTCCGCGCAGGCCAACGCCGCCATCGTGAAGATGGTGGCGGCCAATACGATCTCCGGAAAGATCGCGAAGGATCTTCTCGACATCGTGTGGAGCGAAGGCGGCGATCCGGAACGCATCGTCGAGGCGCGCGGCCTCAAGCAGGTCACCGACACGTCGGCGATCGAGGCCGCGATCGATGCCGTGATCGCCGCGAACCCCGACAAGGTCGAAGAGGTGAAGGCGAAGCCGAAGCTCGCCGCGTGGTTCGTCGGTCAGGTGATGAAGCAGACGGGCGGAAAAGCGAATCCGGGCGTCGTCAACGCGCTCCTCAAGACGCGACTCGGATTGCCCGACGAGGGGTGA